TCTTTTAAAGTTTTTGCGGCTGAGCCCCAATAGTTCTTTGATCCGTTCTGGATCGCTTTTGTAATTTAAAGGCATCATGCCTTTATGATCATTTAGATAATCCAATATTTTATCAGCAGCCAAAGTATCGCTTTTTTTACCTATTGGACGCAGAAGAATATCTACTTTTCCATCATCTCTTACAATCTTTACATACCCTTTTTTAGTTGTTCCAAGTTCTAAAGGTTCGAATACTTCAGAATGAAATATCAACCCTTCATATCGGTTATTTACAACTACTTTGTATCCAAGTTCAGTTTTGGCAAAAATAAGAATATCAACTTCTTGATTTCTTTTAAGCTTTTTAGTATTTCGGTCAAGATATTTTTCAAACTTTTGCGTACCTACAAGACGGTGAGTTTTCTCATCATAATTTACATAAATCAGATGACTCTCTCCTCTTTTCATAGGTTTTCGTTGAAACATTTTTGGAACAAAAAGATCTTTTGCAAGTCCCCAGTCTACAAAAGCGCCAAAGGATGTTGTATCTACCACTTCCATCCAAGCCATCTCTCCTAACATTGCTTTTGGACGTTCTGTTGTTGCAACCAATCTATCTTTACTATCTGTATAGACAAATACTTCAATTACATCACCAACCTGCATAGATGTCTCTACATAACGGTTGGGTAGCAACACCTCTTTACCTTCACTTGAAGCTAAAACAGCTCCATGTTCTATTATTCTCTCAATTTTCAGGCAGTTTATTTTGCCCAATTCTAAATAGCTGTTAATCTCATACATCATAGAGGCATTATAGCTAAAAATCAGTTTACAGGTGATATTTACACTAAAAATAATTTTTCTATAATGAATAACGCACTATAATCTTTGCAGAACATCTATTAATGGACAAAAGGCTGAGCAATGACACAAGAAGAACTAGATGCATTGATGGCAGGAGATTTAGATTTAGACTCTGTTTCAGATAGTGATGATGTATCTACCGGAGAAAAAGAGGAGAGTAGTGAAAAGAAAAAATCTGATGATGATGTCTATTCAGTAGCTGAAGATGATGGTGTTTATCCACCACCGGCAACAGAAGAGCATAAAGTTGTTCATCAGCTTGATGATGTTACTCGTGATTCAGAACAAAAAGCTAGTGAAATTTTTGATGCACTTGATGCTGTAATGAACAATACTGATGAAGCATTGCAAGAGTTGCAGGGGATTCAAAAGAAGATAGATGATTTTGGACAGCTTTTTACTACACTGCATGAAAAATTTCCACATATTAATCGATTTGAAAAAGCACTGGATGACAGTAAAGAGTTAAATAGCAGTATTGAGAATATAGTCAGTTTATTAGAGACTTCAAATGACTATATTCTAAATGCTATGGATACAATGCAGTATCAAGATATCCACCGTCAAAAAATAGAACGAGTTATTAATATTATGAGAGCACTTAGCAAATATATGAGCCTGTTGTTTGAAGGACAGGTTGATGATGAACAGAGAGTTAAATCTGCTAAGCATATTGAAGGTGATACAACAGAAGATGTTATTAGCAATGACGACATTGAAGCATTAATTGCACAATTTGGAAGTTAAGTATATGGTTGAACTTCTCTCTCCAGCAGGAAATCTTGAAAAACTTAAAATTGCTTTTGCTTATGGAGCAGATGCGGTTTATGGCGGTGTAAGTCACTTTTCACTACGTATTAGAAGTGGTAAAGAGTTTACATATGAGACATTCCAAGAAGGTATAGATTATGCTCATAAGCTAGGAAAAAAAGTATATGTTACGATAAACGGTTTTCCTTTTAATTCCCAGCTTGAGTTGTACAGAAAACATATGGAAAAGATGGCATCAATGGGTCCTGATGCTTTTATAATAGCAACTCCCGGACTTGTAAAGATGGCTAAAGAGGTTGCGCCAGAAATTCCTATACACTTATCAACTCAAGCAAATGTTATGAATCTTTTGGATGCAGAGTTTTATTATAATCTTGGTGTCAGAAGAATTATTGCCGCACGAGAGATAAGTTTAAAAGATATTGAAGCCATCAAAGCTGCTCTTCCAGAACTTGAGTTGGAAGTTTTTGTACATGGTTCTATGTGTTTTGCTTATAGTGGACGCTGCCTTATAAGTTCATTGCAAAGTGGAAGAGTTCCAAATCGAGGAAGTTGCGCCAATGATTGCAGATTTCCATATGTCCTTTATGCTGAAAACCCTGAAACAGGAGTAACTTTCAAGCTTGAAGAGGAAGAGGGTGTTGGTACTTATATTATGAATGCTAAAGATATGAATCTTGCTAGCCATATTGATGAGATTCTTAAAAGCGGTGCTGTAGATTCACTTAAAATAGAAGGTCGAACAAAAAGTCCATATTATGTAGCGGTTACAGCTTATGCATATCGTCGTGCAATAGATGACTATTATGCAGGCAAATTTAATGCCCAAAATTATCAAAAAGAGCTTCATACAACAAAACATAGAGGCTTTACAGATGCTTACTTGATCCATCGACCATTTGAGCGTGAAGGTACACAAAGTTTAGAGAGTTCTATAAGTGAAGGCACATATCAAGTACAAGCACTTGTAGATGAAGCAGGCTTAGCATTTCTTGTAAAAGATAAAGTTTATGAAGGTGATGAGATGGAGATACTCTCACCTGAACCTATTAAAGAGAAAGTCAAGAATGAGCGTGGTGAAATTTATCAAAAAGAAGATGGTAAATGGTATTTAAAGATGCATCTTTTAGAGACACCTAAAGGTAAGTGCTATGAGTGTATTCATAGTGGTAATGAAAATCCAATTTTATTGCCTGCAGTATTGCCACCTTTTACATTTTTAAGGAAAAAAGTGAAAGAGTAAATGTTATTATTATGAACCTAATAATTAAAGGAAGGGATAGTATGAAGTTTGTATCAATTATCATTGGTAGTAAGAGTGATTATGAGGTTATGAAGGAGTGTGGAAAGACACTTGAGAAGTTTGGTGTTCCATATGAGCTGATTATCTCTTCAGCGCATAGAAGTCCTGAACGTACGAAAAACTACATTAAAGATGCTGAAAAGAGAGGAGCTGTTGTTTTTATTGCAGCAGCAGGTATGGCAGCACACTTGGCAGGAGCAGTTGCAGCAACTACAATCAAGCCAGTAATTGGTGTACCAATGAGTTCATCAGATTTAAGAGGAGAGGATGCTCTTTTAAGTACTGTTATGATGCCTGCAGGTATGCCTGTAGCTACACTTGCAATAGGTAAAGCAGGTGCTATAAACAGTGCATATCTTGCAATGCAGATATTGGCAATTGATGATGATGAACTGAATGTTAAGTTAACTGAAGATCGTATTGCAAAAGCTAAAAAGGTTGAAACTGATTCATCTGAAATAGAAGTAAGGTTGTAGCAAATAAGTTTGGCACTTATTCTTTATGAAAAGTGCCAAAACTTACTAACTATAAAGGAGTAAGTTATGAAGACGTGGCTTAGCGTTCGATCTTATGCCAAGTTGATCGGGAAAGATTATGATGAAGTAATAAAGCTTATAGATAATGGAGCTGTTGTGTCTAAAGAAGAAGATGGCGAAATTTATGTTGAGACAGATTCACAACAAACTTTACCTGCAAAACACGCAAGCGGAGATATTTTAAAAGTTGATATGGAGAGTGGTGACGGTATCCAGTTTGTAGAAAAAACAATTGGTACTATTCTTAATATGCATGAAAAAGTGATGGATGCCAAAGATGAGACACTAGAAGCTTTAAAGAGTGAAAACCAGTTTCTAAAAGAGGCTTTAATGTCAATGCAAGAACTCTATGATGAAGATAGAACAACTATTGAAACTCTTAGCAATGAGCTTAATGCCACACGTGATGAACTTGAGTTTATGAAACGAAAATATAAGCTTATGTGGGGCAAAGTTGTTGAAAAACATGCTGGAGAGAGCAGTTGAATTTAACTCCAACTTGTGTAACATGTATATTTTCGCAAAGTTTACGAGTATGCGAAAAATTACAAGTAGATGATAAAACAACCAAAAAAATTTTAGATAGTGTAGCAGGTATGATACCTGAGTGGTCTTTTGATGAGACACCTCCTCAAGTTGCAGCAAGAGTCTATCCCGAAATTGCAAAATTACTCCAAACAGATGATATATATTACGATTTTAAACGTGAAGCTACAGAGCATGCAAAGGCTTTTATTCCTTTTGTCGAAGAGATGATAGATAAATATAATGATAAATTTTATGCCTCTTTAAAAGCTGCTGTTGCAGGAAATGTCATTGATCTTGCAGCAATGGAGCAGTTTGATTTACAAGAGGAAGTTGCAAAGGTTTTTGATTCTCCATTTGAGATTGATGATAGTGAAGAGTTGCGTAAAATATTGCAAAACTCTAAAAATCTTCTTGTTGTAGGGGATAATGCCGGTGAACATCTCTTCGATAAAGCGATGATGAAGTGCTTGAAAAATTTGTTTCCGAATTTACATATCTTTTATGCTGTACGAGGCAAGCCTATTATCAATGATATAACGATTGATGAGGCAATAGAAGCTGGTATTGATGAGGTTGCTGAAATTGTTGACAGTGGTGTAGATACCCCTGGTTTGGATTTGAATCGAGCTAGTGACAAGATGTTATCAGTTTATAAGCAGGCAGATGTGGTTTTGGCAAAAGGGATGGGAAATTATGAGTCTCTTTATGGTATTTCAACATGCCCGACATTTTTCCTTTTGAAAGTTAAATGCAGTGTTGTAGCAGCATCTCTTGGTCGCAATGTAGGCGATATAATATGTTATAAGGAATCTTTACATGATTAAAAAGTTTATTGATGAAAAACTTTTACCATTTCTTTTTATGCAGCCGACTCATCCAATGCGTTTTAATGAATTGATGAAAGCAAATAAACTTCTAGTAGACAATATGTTGCTAGAAGGGAGTATACCTGGTGTTAAACTTAGACTTGGACGGGTATATCTGTTTATGATATTTGTATGGAATCTTATATTGATTCCATTGGCAATGATATTCCATAAGATATTGGCTAAAATAGATTGTCATATAGCCATAATGATGGCAGTATTTTTTACACTTCTGTTTTTTGGCATATTGTCTATTTTCAAGCAGTGGGCAATGGAACGTATGGCTGAAAAGATGATAAAAAAAGCGTGGAGTATCCATTTCCCATATTGTGACTATGAAACCTTTCATGAAAAGGTAGCAAAATTTTATGGAGATGCATTAGAAAAAGGTGTTACCGGGGCTAATATTGAAATGTATATTATGAATGCACTCTCTTTGGAAAAATAGTTTGATATAATTGCACGAAAATTACTTTACAATCAGGAGGTGAGTGATGGCAGAAACTAAACCTAAAAGACAAAAACAGGTGGTTTTGTTCACATCACCCGGATGTGTATGGTGTACACGTGCAAAAACCTTCTTTAAAAAAAACAACATCAAATTTAAGACTATTGACATAAGTACAAACAAACAGGCTGCTAAAGATTGCGAACGGCATGGTTGCCGGGGCGTGCCTGTTGTCTTAATAGGCAGTCAGTGGATCTGTGGATTTGATGAACCAAAAATCAAGAAAGCATTGGATATTAGATGATAACTTTTACTGACCTCCTTTTAAAACTTCAAACATTTTGGGCACAGCAGGGCTGTAATATTGTTCAACCTTACGATATTCCAGCAGGTGCCGGGACATTTCACCCGGCTACTCTTCTTAGAAGTCTTGACTCTAAGCCGTGGGCAGCAGCTTATGTTGCACCAAGCAGACGACCGACTGACGGACGATATGGTGAAAATCCAAACCGTTTAGGGGCTTACTACCAATTTCAGGTGCTTATTAAGCCAAGTCCAGATGATATTCAGGACTTATATCTTAAAAGCTTAGAGT
This region of Hydrogenimonas thermophila genomic DNA includes:
- a CDS encoding DUF3972 domain-containing protein, whose protein sequence is MKTWLSVRSYAKLIGKDYDEVIKLIDNGAVVSKEEDGEIYVETDSQQTLPAKHASGDILKVDMESGDGIQFVEKTIGTILNMHEKVMDAKDETLEALKSENQFLKEALMSMQELYDEDRTTIETLSNELNATRDELEFMKRKYKLMWGKVVEKHAGESS
- a CDS encoding CvfB family protein, producing MMYEINSYLELGKINCLKIERIIEHGAVLASSEGKEVLLPNRYVETSMQVGDVIEVFVYTDSKDRLVATTERPKAMLGEMAWMEVVDTTSFGAFVDWGLAKDLFVPKMFQRKPMKRGESHLIYVNYDEKTHRLVGTQKFEKYLDRNTKKLKRNQEVDILIFAKTELGYKVVVNNRYEGLIFHSEVFEPLELGTTKKGYVKIVRDDGKVDILLRPIGKKSDTLAADKILDYLNDHKGMMPLNYKSDPERIKELLGLSRKNFKRGLTKLIDSEKIEVKENGTFLKGRK
- the purE gene encoding 5-(carboxyamino)imidazole ribonucleotide mutase codes for the protein MKFVSIIIGSKSDYEVMKECGKTLEKFGVPYELIISSAHRSPERTKNYIKDAEKRGAVVFIAAAGMAAHLAGAVAATTIKPVIGVPMSSSDLRGEDALLSTVMMPAGMPVATLAIGKAGAINSAYLAMQILAIDDDELNVKLTEDRIAKAKKVETDSSEIEVRL
- a CDS encoding glutaredoxin family protein, with amino-acid sequence MAETKPKRQKQVVLFTSPGCVWCTRAKTFFKKNNIKFKTIDISTNKQAAKDCERHGCRGVPVVLIGSQWICGFDEPKIKKALDIR
- a CDS encoding damage-control phosphatase ARMT1 family protein, with translation MNLTPTCVTCIFSQSLRVCEKLQVDDKTTKKILDSVAGMIPEWSFDETPPQVAARVYPEIAKLLQTDDIYYDFKREATEHAKAFIPFVEEMIDKYNDKFYASLKAAVAGNVIDLAAMEQFDLQEEVAKVFDSPFEIDDSEELRKILQNSKNLLVVGDNAGEHLFDKAMMKCLKNLFPNLHIFYAVRGKPIINDITIDEAIEAGIDEVAEIVDSGVDTPGLDLNRASDKMLSVYKQADVVLAKGMGNYESLYGISTCPTFFLLKVKCSVVAASLGRNVGDIICYKESLHD
- a CDS encoding peptidase U32 family protein — protein: MVELLSPAGNLEKLKIAFAYGADAVYGGVSHFSLRIRSGKEFTYETFQEGIDYAHKLGKKVYVTINGFPFNSQLELYRKHMEKMASMGPDAFIIATPGLVKMAKEVAPEIPIHLSTQANVMNLLDAEFYYNLGVRRIIAAREISLKDIEAIKAALPELELEVFVHGSMCFAYSGRCLISSLQSGRVPNRGSCANDCRFPYVLYAENPETGVTFKLEEEEGVGTYIMNAKDMNLASHIDEILKSGAVDSLKIEGRTKSPYYVAVTAYAYRRAIDDYYAGKFNAQNYQKELHTTKHRGFTDAYLIHRPFEREGTQSLESSISEGTYQVQALVDEAGLAFLVKDKVYEGDEMEILSPEPIKEKVKNERGEIYQKEDGKWYLKMHLLETPKGKCYECIHSGNENPILLPAVLPPFTFLRKKVKE